From the Acidobacteriota bacterium genome, one window contains:
- the tgt gene encoding tRNA guanosine(34) transglycosylase Tgt: MFTLTHTDGAARRGLVTTAHGVIQTPAFMPVGTQGAVKALTAQHLEEVGAEIILGNTYHLYLRPGDELIARRGGLHKFIGWDRPMLTDSGGYQVFSLSDRRKVEEQGVHFRSHHDGSAHLLTPEKAVEIQANLGSDIAMVLDECPALPSTERIIDTSLELTARWARRCRNRFLELRNSKEREERGAGPLSQAQFGIVQGGTFPELRQKSAELTVSIGFEGYAMGGLSVGEPNETMYQIVEQTAPFLPAGQPRYLMGVGTPIDLVEAVARGIDMFDCVMPTRNARNGQLFTSEGPLNIKNAQFAEDDGPVDPACGCYTCRRFSRAYLRHLFMAGEMTGGTLNTLHNLSFYLDTMRRIREAIAFGRFEDFRLGFHRTFARRALIS, encoded by the coding sequence ATGTTCACCCTCACACACACTGACGGCGCCGCACGGCGGGGATTGGTCACGACCGCCCACGGCGTGATTCAAACCCCGGCCTTCATGCCCGTCGGTACCCAGGGGGCGGTCAAAGCACTCACCGCTCAGCACTTGGAGGAGGTCGGCGCCGAGATCATCCTGGGCAACACCTATCACCTCTATCTACGCCCGGGGGACGAGCTGATCGCACGCCGTGGCGGACTCCACAAGTTCATTGGCTGGGATCGTCCCATGCTGACCGACAGCGGCGGCTACCAGGTGTTCAGCCTGTCCGACCGCCGCAAGGTCGAAGAGCAGGGCGTGCATTTCCGCTCGCACCACGACGGCAGCGCGCACCTGCTGACCCCTGAGAAGGCGGTCGAAATTCAGGCGAACCTAGGCTCCGACATCGCCATGGTGCTCGACGAGTGTCCGGCATTGCCGTCAACCGAGCGGATCATCGATACCTCCCTGGAACTGACAGCCCGCTGGGCCCGGCGCTGCCGGAACCGGTTCCTGGAATTACGAAACTCGAAAGAAAGGGAGGAAAGGGGAGCAGGTCCACTTTCCCAAGCCCAGTTCGGGATTGTCCAGGGCGGTACGTTTCCTGAGCTGCGGCAGAAAAGCGCGGAACTGACTGTATCCATTGGGTTTGAAGGCTACGCCATGGGCGGCCTGAGCGTCGGCGAGCCCAACGAGACCATGTACCAAATCGTCGAGCAGACGGCGCCCTTTCTTCCGGCCGGCCAGCCACGCTATTTAATGGGCGTCGGCACCCCGATCGATCTGGTGGAGGCGGTGGCCCGCGGCATCGACATGTTCGACTGCGTAATGCCGACCCGCAACGCGCGAAACGGCCAGCTCTTCACTAGCGAAGGGCCACTGAACATCAAGAATGCGCAGTTTGCCGAAGACGACGGCCCGGTGGATCCGGCGTGCGGGTGTTACACGTGCCGGCGCTTTTCCAGGGCCTATTTGCGGCACCTCTTCATGGCCGGAGAAATGACCGGAGGCACCCTTAACACGTTGCATAACCTGAGCTTTTACCTTGACACCATGCGGCGGATTAGGGAGGCTATAGCGTTCGGCAGGTTCGAAGATTTTAGGCTTGGTTTCCATCGGACTTTTGCCCGCCGCGCGTTGATTTCATGA
- a CDS encoding D-alanine--D-alanine ligase family protein — MKKLRVGVIYGGRSGEHEVSVTSAASIFKSIDRTRYEPVPIRIDKDGRWTLADRAPAALSAAEVIQQARLAQARPVRAGRDSLFVPYPSADTLITVERRNSADGTTPADVERAVVTGLGLDVVFPVLHGPYGEDGTVQGLLELANVPYVGPGVLASAAGMDKAVMKVLFAAAGLPVVDSRAFVRAEWTRNRDGVLAGIAALGYPVFVKPANLGSSVGISKVKVLAELVPAIEAALEFDRKVIVEAGVINAREIECAVLGNDDPESSVPGEIVPSREFYDYEAKYLDEGSKSLIPADLPEATVAEVRRLSIAAFRAIDAAGLARVDFLLSRDTGAIYVNEINTMPGFTSISMYSKMWEASGIGYAALVDRLIQLAIERHAEKQKLRTSAL; from the coding sequence ATGAAGAAGCTGCGCGTGGGTGTCATTTACGGCGGCCGATCCGGCGAGCACGAAGTGTCGGTGACGTCGGCGGCCTCGATTTTCAAGTCGATCGATCGCACGCGCTACGAGCCGGTGCCGATTCGCATCGACAAGGACGGCCGCTGGACGCTGGCCGACCGCGCGCCGGCAGCGTTGTCGGCGGCCGAGGTCATCCAGCAGGCGCGCCTGGCGCAAGCGCGCCCGGTGCGGGCGGGCCGCGATTCGCTGTTTGTCCCCTATCCGTCGGCCGACACGCTAATCACGGTCGAACGGCGAAACTCGGCGGATGGCACCACCCCGGCGGACGTCGAACGCGCGGTGGTCACCGGTCTCGGATTGGACGTGGTGTTTCCCGTGTTGCACGGCCCCTACGGCGAGGACGGCACGGTGCAGGGGCTGCTGGAACTCGCGAACGTGCCGTACGTGGGCCCGGGCGTGCTCGCCTCCGCCGCCGGCATGGACAAGGCCGTGATGAAGGTGTTGTTTGCCGCGGCCGGCCTGCCCGTGGTCGACTCGCGCGCCTTCGTGCGTGCCGAGTGGACGCGCAACCGCGACGGCGTCCTCGCCGGCATTGCGGCGCTCGGCTACCCGGTGTTCGTGAAGCCGGCCAACCTGGGCTCGAGCGTCGGCATCTCCAAGGTGAAAGTCCTCGCCGAGCTGGTGCCTGCCATCGAGGCCGCGCTCGAGTTCGACCGCAAGGTGATTGTCGAGGCCGGCGTCATCAACGCGCGCGAGATTGAATGCGCGGTGCTCGGCAACGACGACCCCGAGTCGTCCGTGCCTGGCGAGATCGTGCCGTCGCGCGAGTTCTACGATTACGAGGCCAAGTACCTGGACGAGGGCTCAAAGAGCCTGATCCCGGCCGACCTGCCCGAGGCCACCGTGGCCGAGGTGCGCCGGCTGAGCATCGCGGCGTTTCGCGCCATCGACGCGGCCGGCCTGGCCCGGGTCGACTTCCTGCTGTCGCGCGACACCGGCGCCATCTACGTCAACGAGATCAACACCATGCCCGGCTTCACGAGCATCAGCATGTACTCGAAGATGTGGGAGGCGAGCGGCATCGGCTACGCGGCGCTGGTCGATCGGTTGATCCAGCTGGCGATCGAGCGCCACGCCGAAAAGCAGAAGCTCCGCACCAGCGCGTTATGA
- a CDS encoding HEAT repeat domain-containing protein, which translates to MQSPRALVALVALLAAGACAPAAAPQVTATTPLTAFDQKMRWILQLEDERQLRGGGGDLLVLMQDGEARVRRRAALAAGRVRLPEAVPPLVTLLENDRDAEVRQMAAFALGLVGDGSAAPALTTALAGTDPTIQGRAAEALGLIGHRPAAQAIGAMVAAHAVAGVLNGLNPDDMGAPKAPPIEAVRLGVYALVRLGSFDALAAAVIDGTGQARSRWWPIAFALQRINDPRAAPALLALLTGEGQLTRAFAARGLGVLKEQKAGPALLAMADNAGEPLAVRIQAVRGLALLGDTRGGAVLVRLITSPQVSQNLQLEAIVALGQLRHAGAVDLLIDLVSASWPSARAAALQALARTDTDTFISAISGLDPDPHWSVRAALATTLGELGKERAEAPLTNQLRDGDQRVIPSVLDALAKIGSTTAVPEILARLKADDPVVRAAAARALVTLKAPGAAAALAEALTLAQRDGLYVARTATLDALVAVDPAAARPLLLAALADRDWAVRLRAAEHLRKIDPAADVSAMRPAPPPIVPELAAVAALVSPQYSPSAYIDTSRGTIQIELAVLDAPRTVANFIALVRKNYFNGVQLHRVVPDFVVQDGDPRGDGEGGPGYTIRDELNQRPYLRGTVGMALDWADTGGSQFFITHSPQPHLDGRYTVFGQVLSGMDVVDRLQQWDTIERIRIWDGVSWIGQ; encoded by the coding sequence TTGCAGTCTCCCCGCGCGCTCGTCGCGCTTGTCGCGTTGCTCGCCGCCGGCGCGTGCGCCCCCGCGGCGGCGCCGCAGGTCACGGCGACCACGCCGCTCACCGCCTTCGACCAGAAGATGCGGTGGATCCTGCAGCTCGAGGACGAGCGCCAGCTGCGCGGCGGTGGCGGCGACCTGCTGGTCCTGATGCAGGACGGCGAAGCGCGGGTGCGGCGGCGCGCGGCGCTGGCGGCCGGCCGCGTGCGACTGCCCGAGGCGGTGCCGCCCCTGGTGACGCTGCTCGAAAACGACCGGGACGCCGAAGTGCGCCAGATGGCGGCGTTCGCCCTGGGCCTGGTCGGCGACGGCTCGGCGGCGCCGGCGCTGACCACCGCGCTCGCCGGCACCGACCCGACGATTCAGGGGCGCGCGGCTGAAGCCCTGGGGCTGATCGGCCACCGGCCGGCAGCGCAGGCGATTGGCGCGATGGTCGCCGCCCATGCCGTCGCGGGTGTGCTGAACGGCCTGAACCCCGACGACATGGGAGCGCCCAAGGCGCCGCCGATTGAAGCCGTTCGCCTCGGCGTCTACGCGCTGGTGCGGCTGGGCTCGTTCGACGCGCTCGCGGCGGCGGTCATTGACGGCACCGGGCAGGCGCGCAGCCGCTGGTGGCCGATCGCGTTTGCGTTGCAGCGGATCAACGACCCGCGCGCGGCGCCGGCCCTGCTGGCCCTGCTGACGGGCGAGGGCCAGTTGACCCGCGCCTTCGCGGCGCGCGGCCTGGGCGTGCTGAAAGAGCAGAAAGCCGGGCCCGCGTTGCTCGCCATGGCCGACAACGCGGGCGAGCCCCTGGCCGTGCGCATCCAGGCCGTGCGGGGGCTGGCCCTGCTTGGCGACACCCGCGGCGGCGCCGTGCTGGTGCGGCTGATCACGTCGCCCCAGGTGAGCCAGAACCTTCAGCTCGAAGCCATTGTTGCGCTCGGCCAGCTGCGTCACGCCGGCGCGGTGGATCTGCTGATCGACCTGGTGTCGGCCTCGTGGCCGTCGGCACGGGCGGCGGCGCTACAAGCCCTGGCCCGCACCGACACCGACACCTTCATCAGCGCCATCTCAGGACTCGATCCCGATCCGCACTGGTCGGTTCGCGCGGCGCTGGCGACCACGCTCGGCGAGCTGGGCAAGGAGCGCGCCGAGGCGCCGCTGACCAACCAGTTGCGCGACGGCGACCAGCGCGTGATTCCGTCGGTGCTCGACGCGCTGGCCAAGATCGGATCGACGACGGCGGTTCCCGAGATCCTGGCGCGGCTGAAGGCCGACGACCCGGTGGTGCGCGCGGCCGCGGCGCGCGCGCTGGTCACGCTCAAGGCGCCCGGCGCGGCCGCCGCGCTGGCCGAGGCGCTGACGCTGGCGCAACGCGACGGGCTCTACGTGGCCCGCACCGCCACCCTTGACGCGCTGGTCGCGGTCGATCCGGCGGCGGCGCGGCCGCTGTTGTTGGCGGCGCTCGCCGATCGGGATTGGGCGGTCCGGCTCCGGGCCGCCGAACACCTGCGCAAGATTGACCCGGCGGCCGACGTCTCGGCCATGCGGCCGGCGCCGCCGCCGATCGTGCCCGAGTTGGCGGCGGTGGCCGCGCTCGTGTCGCCGCAGTACTCCCCGTCTGCGTACATCGACACCAGCCGCGGCACCATCCAGATCGAGCTGGCGGTGCTCGATGCGCCTCGGACGGTCGCCAATTTCATTGCCCTGGTGCGCAAGAACTACTTCAATGGGGTGCAGCTGCACCGCGTGGTGCCCGACTTCGTGGTGCAGGACGGCGACCCGCGCGGCGACGGCGAGGGCGGGCCCGGCTACACCATCCGCGACGAGCTCAACCAGCGGCCCTACCTGCGCGGCACGGTGGGCATGGCGCTCGATTGGGCCGACACCGGCGGCAGCCAGTTCTTCATCACCCATTCGCCGCAGCCGCACCTGGACGGCCGCTACACGGTGTTCGGGCAGGTCTTGTCCGGCATGGACGTGGTCGACCGCCTGCAGCAGTGGGACACGATCGAGCGGATTCGGATTTGGGACGGGGTCAGCTGGATCGGGCAGTAG
- the menC gene encoding o-succinylbenzoate synthase yields MKIEKIELFLCRLPLVHFFETSFGRSYDRTFVLVRVAGEHGGKQHEGWGESVAEANPYYSSETTETVWHIIEGFIAPLMLGQAFAHPRDVFPALHRIRGHNMAKAAVEMAAWDLYARSIGQPLSQVLGGTRDRIASGVSIGIQDSYDQLLDKVERELAAGYQRIKIKIKPGWDIEAVDRIRTRFGDIPLQVDANAAYSLADTDLLARLDPYNLLLVEQPLDYDDVMDHAVLQQQIKTPVCLDESIHTVRIARDAIAAKACRIINIKPGRVGGHRASIELHDLCAANGIPVWHGGMLESGIGRAHNLHLASLPNFTLPGDISASRRYYQADLIEPAIDIGPDGTIAVPTGPGIGVNIVRDRIDQATLRHLSL; encoded by the coding sequence GTGAAGATCGAGAAGATCGAGTTGTTCCTGTGCCGCCTGCCGCTGGTCCATTTCTTCGAGACGAGCTTCGGCCGATCCTACGACCGCACGTTCGTGCTGGTCCGCGTTGCCGGCGAGCACGGCGGAAAGCAGCACGAAGGCTGGGGCGAATCGGTGGCCGAGGCCAATCCCTACTACAGCAGCGAGACCACCGAAACGGTCTGGCACATCATCGAAGGCTTCATCGCGCCGCTGATGCTCGGCCAGGCCTTCGCGCACCCGCGCGACGTGTTCCCGGCGCTGCACCGCATTCGCGGCCACAACATGGCCAAGGCCGCCGTCGAGATGGCGGCGTGGGACCTCTACGCCCGCAGCATCGGGCAGCCGCTCTCGCAGGTGCTGGGCGGCACCCGCGATCGCATCGCGTCGGGTGTCTCCATCGGCATCCAGGATTCCTACGACCAGCTGCTCGACAAGGTCGAGCGCGAACTCGCGGCGGGATACCAACGCATCAAGATCAAGATCAAGCCGGGCTGGGACATCGAAGCCGTGGACCGCATTCGCACCAGGTTCGGCGACATCCCGCTGCAGGTCGATGCCAACGCCGCATACTCGCTGGCCGACACCGACCTGCTGGCCCGCCTGGATCCGTACAACCTGCTGCTCGTCGAGCAGCCGCTCGACTACGACGATGTGATGGATCACGCGGTGCTGCAGCAGCAGATCAAGACGCCGGTCTGCCTCGACGAGTCCATTCACACCGTGCGGATTGCCCGCGACGCGATCGCGGCAAAGGCGTGCCGGATCATCAACATCAAGCCGGGCCGCGTCGGCGGCCATCGCGCGTCGATCGAGTTGCACGATTTGTGCGCGGCCAACGGCATCCCGGTGTGGCACGGCGGCATGCTCGAAAGCGGCATCGGCCGCGCCCACAACCTCCACCTCGCGAGCCTGCCGAACTTCACCCTGCCGGGCGATATCTCGGCCAGCAGGCGTTACTACCAGGCGGACCTCATTGAACCGGCCATCGACATCGGCCCCGACGGCACCATCGCCGTGCCGACCGGACCCGGTATTGGCGTGAACATCGTTCGCGATCGGATTGACCAGGCGACGTTGCGGCACTTATCCCTATGA
- a CDS encoding deoxynucleoside kinase produces the protein MAFHYLAIEGPIGVGKTRLAERLAARLEATTILEDTENPFLADFYADRPGSALQAQLFYLLNRHRQLTSKRQADLFLQTIVCDYVFDKDKIFAYLNLDDNELFIYQRLFDLLAKDVPPPDLVVYLQAPTELLMKRLRSQEPDPDGVAAPVPDEGYIRELNEAYQHFFFHYSATPLLVVETSEFDPESDDAALDELVRQIKGMGKGTRYYVARK, from the coding sequence GTGGCCTTTCACTATCTCGCCATCGAAGGCCCAATCGGGGTAGGCAAGACGCGGCTGGCCGAGCGGCTGGCGGCCCGGCTCGAGGCCACGACCATTCTCGAGGACACCGAGAACCCGTTTCTTGCCGACTTCTATGCCGACCGGCCGGGCTCCGCGCTCCAGGCCCAGCTCTTCTATCTGCTGAACCGCCACCGCCAGCTGACCAGCAAGCGGCAGGCCGACCTGTTCCTGCAAACCATCGTCTGCGACTACGTCTTCGACAAGGACAAGATTTTCGCCTACCTGAACCTCGACGATAACGAGCTGTTCATCTACCAGCGGCTGTTCGACCTGCTGGCCAAAGACGTGCCGCCGCCCGACCTGGTGGTATATCTCCAGGCACCCACCGAACTGCTGATGAAGCGCCTGCGGTCGCAGGAACCGGACCCCGACGGCGTCGCGGCGCCGGTGCCGGACGAGGGCTACATCCGGGAACTGAACGAGGCCTACCAGCACTTCTTCTTCCACTACTCGGCGACCCCGCTGCTCGTGGTGGAGACCTCCGAGTTCGACCCCGAATCAGACGATGCCGCGCTCGATGAGTTGGTGAGGCAGATCAAGGGGATGGGCAAGGGGACGCGCTACTACGTCGCCCGGAAGTGA